The nucleotide sequence GCCGCGCCGGCCATCAGGGCCACGCCCAGCGTCACCAGCAGGCCAGTGCTGCTGGCGCCGGTGTCGGGCAGGTCGTCGTCAGAGGTCGGCGACGGCGACGGCGTCGGGTCCTCGGTCGGCTCCTGCGTCGGCGTCGGGCTCTCGGACGGCTCGTCCGTAGGCTCCTCCGTCGGCTCGTCCGTGGGCTCGTCGGTCGGGTCCTCGGTGGGCTCGTCCGTTGGGTCCTCGGTCGGCGTCGGCGTGGGAGACGGCTCCTCGCAGTCGATCGGCGCGACCAGGTCGATGCCCTTGTGCACGAGGTCCTGCGGCGGCACCCCGTCGGCCCGGCTGGAGTGGATGACGTCGACCGGCACCCGGCCGCACTCCATGGGACCGTCGTCGACGGCGTGCTTGTCCGGCAGCGACACGACGCCCGGGCCCTCGGCCCACGCGCCCTCGATGTTCACCGGCGCGTACGGGTGCTCCGCGAGGTTCTCGGTGCCCAGGAACGTCAGCGTGGTGCGGCCGGCGTCGTTGTTGTGGGCGATGATGAACGACTCGATCTCGTCGGAGTACTGCCAGTCGGCCGAGAACGCGTTGGCGACCGAGAAGCGGCGGTTGTTCTCCGGCGTGCTGGCCTGCCAGCCCTCGGCCGTGAACACCTCGGTGCCGGTGGCGAACGTCGGGTCGGACGAGCGCCACGCGAACTGGCCGGCGCCGTTGCTCGCCAGCGCACCGGCACCGGTGGTGTCGGTGAAGATCAGGTAGAACTGCCCGTCGAGGTAGACCGCGCTGGGCTGTCCGGCGCCGTAGTCGTTGCCGGTGTCCTGCTGGCCGGCCGGCGCGATGATCGGCGCCGAGACCATGCGCTCCCAGGTGAAGCCGTCGGCGCTGCGAGCGACGCCGATGGTGGTGGCGCCGTCGTTCACCGCCGCGCCGTAGTACATGTAGTAGGTGCCGTCGACCTTGACGATGGACGGGTCGCAGGTGTGCTGCCCGTCGAAGCTGCCGTCGCCGCGGCCCTCGAACACGATCAGCGGGTCGCCGCCGCCGGGAGCGGTGAACGGCCCGTTCAGGTTGGCCGACTCGGCGTACAGGATGTCGTCGCCGGGCACGGCGCCCTGCGGGTCCTGCGCGCAGTACCACATGCGGTAGACGCCGTTCTCGGCGATGATCGTCGGTGCGTATTCATAGGCCGCGTCGCCGCCGGTCAGCGGTGCGGAGTTGGGTCGCGGGTTCTCAGTGGTGAGCGGTACGTCCTGGGCGTTCGCCGAGCCCGCCGCAGCGAGCATGAGGGCAGCGCCGGAGGCCGCGGCCGCGAGTGCGAAGACACTGCGCGTACGTATGGTGTGGTGCCTCATCCAGTTCCCAATGTTCATGTGCCCGCGCGCAGCACCCTAACAAACCGCGTTGCGAGTAGTCGCACAGGTGGGATTACTGGAGGTCGTTCCAGGTGATGCGGAATGGCTGGGTGGTGTC is from Jiangella alkaliphila and encodes:
- a CDS encoding LPXTG cell wall anchor domain-containing protein, which produces MLAAAGSANAQDVPLTTENPRPNSAPLTGGDAAYEYAPTIIAENGVYRMWYCAQDPQGAVPGDDILYAESANLNGPFTAPGGGDPLIVFEGRGDGSFDGQHTCDPSIVKVDGTYYMYYGAAVNDGATTIGVARSADGFTWERMVSAPIIAPAGQQDTGNDYGAGQPSAVYLDGQFYLIFTDTTGAGALASNGAGQFAWRSSDPTFATGTEVFTAEGWQASTPENNRRFSVANAFSADWQYSDEIESFIIAHNNDAGRTTLTFLGTENLAEHPYAPVNIEGAWAEGPGVVSLPDKHAVDDGPMECGRVPVDVIHSSRADGVPPQDLVHKGIDLVAPIDCEEPSPTPTPTEDPTDEPTEDPTDEPTDEPTEEPTDEPSESPTPTQEPTEDPTPSPSPTSDDDLPDTGASSTGLLVTLGVALMAGAALLYRYRRGTIA